In one Nicotiana tomentosiformis chromosome 6, ASM39032v3, whole genome shotgun sequence genomic region, the following are encoded:
- the LOC138894687 gene encoding uncharacterized protein, with protein sequence MMKKLVLDNQKENQQLRTSFRNLERQFGLMANNQNIRPVGALPSDTEKNSQVNSVTLRNGRELVEVAKKKKKQSGLEEERVPKPVEVDERNKRESEQLSERVPPPFPQILRKMNDHHMFHKFLDMLKQIHLNIPLVDMLREVPKYAKYIKDIVANKRRLIEFETGALTEECTSRIQYKLPQKLKDPGSFTIPVRIGEIDVGRALCDLGSSINLMSLSMFKQLGLGALRPTTVLLQLADISYVYPEGVIEDVLLQIGKFIFLADFITLDYEADELVPIILGRTLLSTRDAIIKVREGKMILRVDNEEVVFNVYLAIQFSRHYEDLAIISMMKINEPAVETISFKEDALEKALMLFNHLELEEEVEEMLQILDASCEYIRERSQFEPLDKPIGLPPRPSVEEAPKLELKPLPSHLHYVYLGSSNTLPVIVSSYLSKFQEEKILGVMREHKHAIAWRGTSTPPKSNNERGDKKRSD encoded by the coding sequence ATGATGAAAAAGCTCGTGCTAGACAATCAGAAAGAGAATCAACAATTGCGCACATCGTTCAgaaatctagagaggcagtttggGTTAATGGCTAACAATCAGAATATTAGACCTGTTGGAGCTCTCCCAAGTGATACAGAGAAAAATTCTCAAGTCAATTCAGTGACGTTGAGAAATGGGAGAGAGTTAGTAGAAGTGgctaagaagaaaaaaaagcagTCTGGgctcgaagaagaaagagtgcCAAAACCGGTAGAGGTAGATGAGAGAAACAAAAGAGAGTCTGAGCAATTATCAGAGAGGGTGCCACCTCCTTTTCCTCAAATACTGAGAAAGATGAATGATCACCACATGTTTCACAAATTTTTAGATATGTTGAAGCAGATACACTTGAACATACCTTTGGTGGACATGCTCCGTGAGGTcccaaaatatgcaaaatatattAAGGATATAGTGGCAAATAAGAGGAGGTTAATTGAATTTGAGACCGgcgcacttactgaggagtgcacttccagGATTCAATATAAGCTTccacaaaagcttaaggatccagGTAGTTTTACCATCCCCGTGAGGATTGGTGAAATTGATGTGGGTAGAGCCTTGTGTGATTTAGGTTCAAGTATCAATCTGATGTCGTTGTCAATGTTCAAACAATTGGGATTAGGAGCTCTGAGACCCACCACGGTGCTTCTACAGTTAGCTGACATATCTTATGTTTATCCTGAGGGGGTAATTGAGGACGTCTTGCTGCAGATTGGGAAGTTTATTTTCCTTGCAGATTTTATCACCCTGGACTACGAGGCTGATGAGTTAGTTCCTATCATCTTGGGTCGAACTCTTTTGTCTACTAGAGATGCCATTATCAAAGTCCGAGAAGGTAAGATGATCCTGAGGGTTGACAATGAAGAAGTGGTCTTCAATGTATATCTAGCCATTCAGTTTTCTCGTCATTACGAGGACCTGGCCATAATTTCTATGATGAAGATAAATGAACCAGCCGTAGAGACAATTTCATTTAAAGAAGATGCACTAGAAAAGGCATTGATGTTGTTCAATCACTTGGAACTGGAAGAAGAGGTTGAGGAGATGTTGCAAATTTTGGATGCATCTTGTGAATACATAAGAGAAAGATCCCAGTTTGAGCCTCTAGATAAGCCAATAGGCCTGCCCCCTAGACCTTCAGTTGAGGAGGCTCCAAAACTGGAACTTAAACCCTTACCATCTCATCTTCATTATGTATATTTGGGTAGTTCTAACACTTTACCTGTGATTGTTTCTTCTTATTTATCTAAATTTCAGGAAGAAAAGATCTTAGGGGTGATGAGGGAGCACAAGCATGCCATTGCCTGGCGTGGAACATCAACACCGCCTAAATCCAATAATGAAAGAGGTgataagaaaagaagtgattaa
- the LOC138894686 gene encoding NAC domain-containing protein 22-like has translation MNMMELDNLGEGYRFRPTDSELVKFLLRFVAKQELHDNGFIAMYDVYKQEPWVTYSHGHSTGGVEDNWDTSIYRYFITPRKKNKGRFSRIVGKRGGTWKQQDKGRAVTIKSCDQRKRDSIIQTLRFKLFNL, from the coding sequence ATGAATATGATGGAGTTAGATAATCTTGGAGAAGGGTATCGATTTCGACCGACGGATTCAGAGTTAGTGAAATTTCTTTTGAGGTTTGTTGCTAAGCAAGAATTGCATGACAATGGTTTTATTGCAATGTATGATGTTTACAAACAAGAACCTTGGGTAACTTACAGCCATGGCCATTCTACTGGAGGAGTAGAAGATAATTGGGACACAAGTATTTACCGTTACTTTATTACACCAAGGAAGAAGAACAAGGGAAGGTTTAGTAGGATTGTAGGAAAAAGAGGTGGAACTTGGAAACAACAAGATAAGGGAAGAGCTGTTACTATAAAGAGTTGTGATCAGAGGAAAAGAGATTCGATTATTCAGACTTTGAgatttaaacttttcaatttgtaa